In Verrucomicrobiia bacterium, one genomic interval encodes:
- the lnt gene encoding apolipoprotein N-acyltransferase — protein MAPVRYALAAFAGLVLASAFPNIGIAGAGWIAPGLLAATALGTRGRRSFGLGYVAGMAHYLASLYWLLCIPVQGYPILGWIALSAFLSLFPATWTWLICRWSPPAGSPASSGGIRLPAGLILLAKATWNHRTRWALGAAALWVAIEMVIARIFGGFPWNLLGASQYELLPLIQISAITGVYGVSFLMVWGSMALLCALSMIVKDPRARSPGVREMALPALGVSIAMAFGFAHLRNPAVPERTLRVTLIQPSIPQTMIWNRDDDMERFTALLKLTEQSLTNDAALVIWPEAAIPKLLRYEKEIFDPLSALAQEHRIWMIVGADDAEPSRKAPGRAEYYNSSFLLNPNGRLADRYRKRSLVIFGEYIPLEQWMPFLKNFTPVTSSFTPGDEAVPFRMAIQPRGLDADTNDVSLVKTSVLICFEDNFPHLVRTYVDADTDFLVNITNNGWFGESAAQWQHAANAIFRAIENGIPLIRCSNNGLTCWVDRHGRLREIFRDAQETIYGEGFLTIEVPLLNEGQTSGDTFYRRNGDWFGWGCVVASVGGILAASLKRKRF, from the coding sequence TTGGCACCTGTTCGCTATGCACTTGCGGCCTTCGCCGGGCTCGTGCTCGCGAGCGCGTTTCCCAATATCGGAATTGCGGGCGCGGGCTGGATCGCACCAGGACTTCTCGCCGCCACGGCGCTCGGCACTCGAGGCCGCCGATCGTTCGGCCTCGGTTACGTTGCAGGCATGGCGCACTACCTGGCGTCATTGTATTGGCTGCTCTGCATTCCTGTTCAAGGATACCCAATCCTTGGTTGGATAGCGCTCAGCGCGTTTCTCTCCCTGTTCCCCGCTACCTGGACGTGGCTGATTTGCCGATGGTCTCCGCCGGCTGGGTCACCCGCCTCGAGCGGAGGCATCCGCCTTCCGGCTGGATTGATCTTGCTGGCGAAGGCGACGTGGAACCATCGAACCCGCTGGGCTCTTGGTGCCGCGGCTCTGTGGGTTGCAATTGAAATGGTGATCGCGCGCATCTTTGGCGGATTTCCCTGGAACCTCCTCGGCGCCTCCCAATATGAACTCCTGCCGTTGATCCAAATCAGTGCTATCACAGGCGTTTACGGAGTGTCGTTTCTGATGGTGTGGGGTTCGATGGCTCTTCTCTGCGCGCTGTCGATGATTGTGAAGGATCCACGGGCCCGCTCCCCCGGCGTGCGGGAAATGGCGCTGCCGGCACTGGGTGTCAGCATCGCAATGGCATTTGGCTTCGCCCATTTAAGAAATCCGGCAGTCCCGGAACGGACACTTCGCGTAACATTGATCCAGCCGAGCATTCCGCAGACGATGATTTGGAATCGCGACGACGACATGGAAAGGTTCACCGCGCTCCTGAAATTGACAGAACAGTCGCTCACGAACGACGCCGCCCTTGTCATCTGGCCCGAGGCGGCGATTCCAAAGCTGCTCCGCTACGAGAAAGAAATCTTTGATCCGCTTTCCGCGCTCGCGCAGGAACACCGCATATGGATGATTGTTGGCGCTGACGACGCCGAACCCTCGCGCAAGGCACCGGGGCGCGCGGAATATTACAACAGCAGTTTCCTGCTGAATCCCAACGGCCGGCTCGCGGACAGGTACCGCAAGCGCAGCCTGGTCATTTTCGGCGAGTACATTCCACTCGAGCAGTGGATGCCCTTTTTGAAAAACTTCACGCCGGTGACCAGCAGCTTCACGCCTGGGGACGAAGCTGTTCCGTTCAGGATGGCCATTCAACCACGCGGCCTAGACGCCGACACGAACGACGTGTCCCTGGTGAAGACGTCTGTGCTGATCTGTTTTGAGGACAATTTTCCGCATCTGGTCCGCACCTATGTTGATGCAGACACAGACTTCCTGGTGAACATCACGAATAACGGCTGGTTTGGGGAAAGCGCGGCACAATGGCAGCACGCGGCCAACGCGATCTTCCGTGCGATTGAAAATGGCATCCCACTCATTCGCTGCTCGAACAATGGATTGACCTGCTGGGTGGACCGTCACGGGCGACTGCGGGAGATCTTCAGGGATGCGCAGGAAACGATATACGGGGAGGGATTCCTGACGATCGAAGTGCCGCTATTAAACGAAGGCCAGACGAGCGGTGACACTTTTTATCGACGAAACGGCGACTGGTTTGGATGGGGCTGCGTGG
- a CDS encoding NAD(P)/FAD-dependent oxidoreductase: MSTRLPGLAATILLAFDIGMSETFYDALIIGGGPGGSAAATYLAQAGKRVLVLEKEHFPRFHIGESLLPYNEMIFREIGVLPKLEAAGFTRKYGAQFHLGNSSKALKLTFKNGCFTREPMAFQVDRARFDEILLDHARESGAEVREGWTVSRYSQDAGRVSVESSSDSGIKETFHGSFLIDASGRANFTGNQENLRVIHPHLKKIAIFGHFAGVKMDEGSKAGDIIIVRLESKWFWLIPISPEKVSIGCVIDQHEFATMKLSPAEAFERVWKSSAEMRDRMGGATLINSIQTTSDFSYYNRRLFGPRLVRIGDAAGFMDPIFSAGVYLAMYSGRMAAHLIVDSLADGSDGQKRMAAYEKRVFRAMQYYWELVEQFYTTPFMELFMEPRNRLQIPDAIVAILAGELEGGWKLDWRRKLFFLLVKAQAKWPIVPRISFSPTARARNRSGEVCERT, from the coding sequence GTGTCAACGAGGCTGCCCGGACTTGCAGCAACCATCCTTTTGGCCTTTGATATCGGCATGTCCGAAACGTTCTATGACGCGTTGATTATTGGCGGCGGCCCAGGCGGAAGCGCGGCTGCCACCTACCTGGCGCAGGCCGGAAAGCGCGTGCTCGTCCTCGAAAAGGAACATTTTCCGCGGTTTCATATTGGGGAATCCCTTCTGCCGTACAACGAAATGATTTTTCGAGAGATCGGCGTTTTGCCAAAGCTCGAGGCGGCGGGGTTCACACGCAAATACGGAGCGCAGTTCCACCTGGGCAACTCCAGCAAAGCGCTCAAGCTCACCTTCAAAAACGGCTGCTTCACGCGCGAGCCCATGGCTTTCCAGGTCGATCGCGCACGGTTTGACGAGATTCTACTCGATCACGCCCGCGAATCAGGCGCCGAAGTGCGCGAGGGTTGGACCGTTTCACGTTATTCCCAGGACGCCGGCCGCGTCTCAGTCGAAAGCAGCTCGGATTCGGGCATCAAGGAAACCTTCCACGGCTCGTTCCTCATCGATGCAAGCGGCCGGGCGAATTTTACCGGCAACCAGGAGAACTTGCGGGTGATTCATCCGCACCTCAAAAAGATCGCCATCTTCGGCCACTTCGCAGGGGTAAAAATGGATGAAGGCTCGAAAGCCGGCGACATCATCATCGTGCGCCTTGAGAGCAAATGGTTCTGGCTGATCCCGATCTCGCCCGAGAAGGTGAGCATCGGCTGCGTCATCGATCAGCATGAATTTGCAACGATGAAGCTCTCCCCGGCGGAGGCCTTCGAGCGAGTCTGGAAATCCAGCGCCGAGATGCGGGACCGAATGGGGGGCGCCACCCTGATAAATTCGATCCAGACGACAAGCGACTTCTCCTACTACAACCGCCGCCTCTTCGGGCCACGCCTTGTGCGGATTGGCGACGCGGCCGGTTTCATGGATCCGATTTTTTCCGCGGGGGTTTACCTGGCGATGTATTCGGGGCGCATGGCGGCACATTTGATTGTGGATTCGCTGGCGGACGGCAGCGACGGCCAGAAGCGGATGGCGGCGTACGAGAAACGGGTGTTTCGTGCAATGCAATATTATTGGGAACTGGTTGAGCAATTCTACACAACGCCGTTCATGGAGCTGTTCATGGAGCCTCGCAATCGCCTGCAGATTCCCGACGCGATCGTTGCCATTCTCGCTGGCGAGCTGGAGGGTGGATGGAAGCTCGACTGGCGGCGCAAGCTGTTCTTCCTGTTGGTCAAGGCGCAGGCCAAATGGCCGATCGTTCCACGGATTTCCTTTTCGCCCACGGCCCGTGCTCGCAACCGTTCAGGGGAAGTTTGCGAGAGAACGTGA
- a CDS encoding ABC transporter ATP-binding protein — translation MTPILTVRGLTKTYPTEAGPLTVLKDVTLDVPAGSTCSIVGPSGSGKTTLLGLCAGLDEPSAGSVCIGGRELHTENEDGRARIRNELVGFVFQNFQLIPTLTALENVMVPLELQGKRKLQDRGRELLAKVGLADRPDHYPAQLSGGEQQRVALARAFMNQPKILFADEPTGNLDVETAERIVESLFELNASFNTALVLVTHNLELAQRTDRIFKLHRGVLVAVEAGQGRHAQATASTR, via the coding sequence ATGACCCCGATACTCACAGTGCGCGGACTGACGAAGACGTACCCGACCGAGGCAGGACCCCTCACCGTGTTGAAGGATGTCACACTTGATGTTCCGGCGGGCTCCACGTGCTCAATCGTCGGCCCATCGGGCAGCGGCAAGACGACCCTCCTCGGCCTTTGCGCCGGTCTCGATGAACCGAGCGCAGGATCGGTGTGCATCGGGGGACGCGAATTGCACACCGAAAACGAGGATGGCCGCGCGCGAATCCGGAATGAACTGGTCGGATTTGTGTTTCAGAACTTCCAATTGATTCCCACTCTGACAGCGCTCGAGAACGTAATGGTGCCCCTGGAGCTTCAAGGCAAACGGAAGCTTCAGGATCGGGGACGCGAACTCCTCGCGAAAGTCGGGTTGGCCGACCGCCCAGACCATTATCCCGCACAATTGTCGGGCGGCGAACAGCAGCGCGTCGCGCTCGCACGCGCGTTCATGAACCAGCCCAAAATCCTGTTCGCTGATGAGCCCACGGGGAATCTCGACGTGGAGACCGCCGAAAGGATTGTCGAATCGTTGTTCGAACTGAATGCCTCCTTCAATACTGCGCTTGTGCTCGTGACCCACAATCTTGAACTCGCACAACGAACGGATCGCATCTTCAAACTCCATCGCGGCGTCCTCGTCGCCGTGGAAGCCGGGCAGGGGAGACACGCCCAGGCAACAGCCTCCACACGATGA
- a CDS encoding FtsX-like permease family protein, whose amino-acid sequence MKSLLSGIAHLLRSWTWLMAWRDSRRSRRRLLLYAGSIVLGIAALTAISSSGRQMQQAIEEQSKALLGADLMVNTRDSALNAEQEEFLKSLGGEQAREINFASMVYFVKSEGTRLVQVRALAGNFPFYGELETNPRGAIASLRNGTGALVEQNLMDVFGAKIGDPIKVGEITLPIAGVLTRVPGETMGFGTIAPRVYIPLASLENSGLIGEGSLARQKIYFKLAAEVNVEAFADSRRDEFRRLGLRYDTVEERQRDLGRALENMMRFLNLIGFVALLLGGVGVASGIHVHMKQKLGTIATLRCVGCSTGQSFAIYLAQAMALGAVGAVLGAGIGVLIQYFVPSLLGEFIPFEVRPAISWSGLWTGIWIGFLICMLFALLPLIPVRRVPPLAALRSAFSERSSDRRDPMLWLACLLILAGLVAFGVLQSREWQHGVGYAVGIIVAFGCLGGLASLVAWISRKVTSASWPFIWRHGMSNLYRPNNRTVLLMVSLGMGTFLVLTLYLVQMNLLGELLRPKSEQDGNAVLFDIQNDQRQDVRNVLQSQGLPVLEDVPMISMRLRAIKGRTVEEIRNDPRSNIRGWALGREYRSTYRGSLVATEKLLEGTWHSRVENVNDPIPVSLEEGIARNLHVGIGDEIEFDVQGVPVRTRVASLREVDWRRLSPNFFVVFPEGAIEEAPAMHMMVTRVQSSEQSARLQREVVRQFPNVSAADLTLILQTVGSVLDKISFVVRFMALFTVGTGLIVLGGTIVSGRYQRLRESILLRTLGASRRQVLQILTVEYFLLGALAALTGILFAVAASWMLASHVFDLKPRFYPMPLFIAVGTVSLLTVIFGLLGNRTVLNRPPLEVLREEG is encoded by the coding sequence ATGAAGTCCCTGCTCAGCGGCATCGCACACCTTCTTCGTTCCTGGACGTGGCTCATGGCCTGGCGCGACAGCCGTCGCAGCCGGCGGCGGCTGCTCCTGTATGCGGGATCAATCGTTCTCGGCATCGCCGCGCTGACTGCGATTTCCTCCTCGGGCCGCCAGATGCAGCAGGCGATTGAAGAACAATCCAAGGCGCTGCTCGGCGCGGACCTGATGGTCAACACGCGGGATTCGGCTTTGAACGCGGAACAGGAGGAATTCCTCAAATCGCTCGGCGGCGAACAAGCGCGGGAAATTAATTTTGCCTCCATGGTTTACTTCGTGAAATCGGAAGGCACCCGCCTTGTCCAGGTGCGTGCCCTTGCAGGGAACTTCCCTTTCTATGGCGAATTGGAGACAAACCCTCGCGGCGCCATTGCTTCGTTGCGCAATGGCACGGGCGCACTGGTGGAGCAGAATCTCATGGATGTTTTTGGCGCGAAGATCGGCGATCCCATCAAAGTCGGCGAGATCACACTGCCCATCGCGGGCGTGCTGACGCGAGTGCCTGGGGAGACAATGGGATTCGGAACCATCGCACCACGCGTTTACATCCCGCTCGCCAGCCTCGAGAACAGCGGCTTGATCGGCGAAGGGAGCCTCGCCCGGCAGAAGATCTATTTCAAATTGGCCGCGGAAGTGAACGTCGAGGCGTTCGCGGACAGCCGCCGCGATGAATTTCGCCGGCTCGGGTTGCGCTACGACACCGTGGAGGAACGCCAGCGCGATCTCGGCCGCGCGCTCGAGAACATGATGCGGTTCCTGAATCTCATCGGGTTCGTTGCGCTCCTGCTGGGAGGGGTCGGCGTGGCCAGCGGCATTCATGTCCACATGAAGCAGAAGCTTGGGACGATCGCGACGCTGCGTTGCGTCGGCTGTTCTACGGGGCAGTCGTTTGCGATTTACCTGGCGCAAGCAATGGCACTCGGTGCGGTGGGCGCCGTGCTGGGCGCTGGAATTGGCGTGTTGATTCAATACTTTGTTCCTTCGCTGCTCGGTGAATTCATCCCGTTCGAAGTTCGGCCCGCGATTTCATGGAGCGGCCTTTGGACTGGAATCTGGATCGGTTTCCTCATTTGCATGCTGTTCGCATTGCTCCCGCTGATTCCCGTGCGACGTGTGCCGCCACTGGCTGCGTTGCGCTCGGCCTTCAGCGAACGCTCAAGTGACAGACGGGATCCGATGCTCTGGCTGGCCTGCCTGCTCATTCTTGCGGGACTCGTTGCATTCGGCGTGCTGCAAAGCCGCGAATGGCAGCATGGCGTGGGATACGCCGTCGGGATCATCGTGGCGTTCGGGTGCCTTGGGGGCCTCGCTTCGTTGGTCGCATGGATTTCCCGCAAGGTCACATCCGCGTCGTGGCCCTTCATCTGGCGGCACGGCATGTCGAACCTGTATCGTCCGAACAACCGGACCGTGTTGCTCATGGTTTCGTTGGGAATGGGAACCTTCCTTGTCCTGACGCTATATCTGGTCCAGATGAATCTGCTCGGCGAGTTGCTGCGGCCCAAAAGCGAGCAGGACGGCAATGCCGTGTTGTTTGATATTCAAAATGACCAGCGTCAAGACGTCCGAAACGTCCTGCAGTCACAAGGCCTGCCCGTTCTCGAGGATGTGCCGATGATTTCCATGCGCCTGCGAGCAATCAAGGGTCGGACGGTGGAGGAAATCCGCAATGATCCCCGCAGCAACATTCGCGGATGGGCGCTCGGACGGGAATACAGATCAACCTACCGCGGCAGCCTGGTTGCCACGGAGAAACTGCTGGAAGGGACATGGCACTCGCGGGTGGAAAACGTAAACGATCCGATTCCCGTTTCGCTGGAGGAGGGGATTGCGCGAAACCTGCATGTCGGGATCGGCGACGAGATTGAATTCGATGTGCAAGGGGTTCCCGTTCGAACGCGTGTTGCCAGTTTGCGTGAAGTCGATTGGCGGCGGCTCTCGCCAAACTTTTTTGTGGTGTTTCCCGAGGGTGCGATCGAGGAAGCGCCCGCGATGCACATGATGGTGACCCGGGTTCAATCGAGCGAACAATCGGCGCGATTGCAGCGCGAGGTGGTGCGGCAATTTCCAAACGTTTCCGCGGCTGACCTGACGCTCATTCTCCAAACGGTCGGATCCGTTCTCGACAAGATCAGCTTTGTAGTGAGATTCATGGCGCTGTTCACCGTGGGAACGGGGTTGATCGTGCTGGGCGGCACGATCGTCAGCGGAAGATATCAGCGTCTGCGCGAGAGCATCCTGCTTCGAACCCTTGGCGCGAGCCGGCGCCAGGTGCTGCAGATTCTGACGGTGGAGTATTTCCTATTGGGCGCACTTGCCGCGCTGACAGGAATTTTATTCGCGGTTGCCGCCAGCTGGATGCTCGCGTCGCATGTCTTCGACCTGAAGCCGCGCTTTTACCCAATGCCGCTATTCATCGCGGTAGGCACCGTGTCGCTGCTGACAGTGATCTTTGGGTTGCTCGGAAACCGCACCGTGTTAAATCGCCCGCCGCTTGAGGTTTTGCGGGAAGAGGGATAG
- a CDS encoding nucleoside monophosphate kinase gives MKYRTILLFGAPGAGKGTQGKIFGTIPGFFHCACGDVFRNLRIDSPIGRIFIEYSSRGQLVPDEQTVALWRQFIDGSTRAGQFHPEQDTLVLDGIPRNVNQAEMLKDTLDVLGIFYLSCTNFENLVRRLQRRALRENRLDDASLEVIRERLKTYETETMPLLDYYGGELVHRIDADQPPAKVLVDILGKVIRT, from the coding sequence ATGAAATACCGCACGATTCTGTTGTTCGGCGCGCCGGGCGCGGGCAAGGGCACGCAGGGGAAAATCTTTGGAACCATCCCAGGTTTCTTTCACTGCGCCTGCGGCGATGTCTTCCGCAACCTGCGGATCGACAGTCCCATCGGCCGCATCTTCATTGAGTATTCCAGCCGCGGCCAGCTGGTGCCCGATGAGCAAACCGTGGCGCTGTGGCGGCAGTTCATCGACGGCAGCACACGCGCGGGACAGTTTCACCCGGAGCAGGACACGCTGGTGCTGGATGGCATTCCGCGAAACGTGAACCAGGCAGAAATGCTCAAAGACACGTTGGACGTGCTTGGAATTTTTTACCTGAGCTGCACCAATTTTGAAAACCTCGTCCGCCGGCTTCAGCGCCGCGCGCTGCGCGAAAATCGCCTGGATGACGCAAGCCTCGAGGTGATCCGTGAACGCCTGAAAACCTACGAAACGGAGACCATGCCCTTGCTGGATTATTACGGCGGCGAACTGGTGCATCGCATCGACGCTGATCAACCACCCGCCAAGGTGCTCGTGGATATTCTTGGCAAGGTGATCCGGACGTAA
- a CDS encoding NAD(P)H-hydrate dehydratase: protein MPVPIISVAQMREWENATWKTGMSEAEVIRRVGRSVARRAVELTAPGDLIIVLAGTGNNGADARSALEQLEDRRIDMLQVRNPEEDLPELETLLGIPPALVIDGLFGIGINRPLNAAWIRFIERINASQLPVLAIDVPSGLDADTGEPHGAAVEAVVTLTVGSPKVGLVRPAAYRYTGRLEITPDVGLVSCPATSDLQWIHESDFRNFPPRRKPSMHKGSFGHVGIIAGSTGFHGAAVLAARGAQRARPGLVTLITSAPVYPIAAAHLQAVMVGPWSENISFEKFDALLAGPGLAGADIPAGLQSTVELLWRSADVPMVVDASALAWLPKGRITSAAPRVITPHPGEAARLLESTVSEVQVDRANAVRKLSATFANCHVALKGFQTVVGSSSGNLFLNPSGGPNLGQGGSGDVLAGFLAGLLAQPALQADVSKTIQFAVWRHGATADALDESRPNWVVEELVAALTGNFLPITKSI from the coding sequence ATGCCAGTCCCGATCATCAGCGTTGCCCAAATGCGGGAATGGGAAAACGCCACGTGGAAAACCGGCATGTCCGAGGCGGAGGTCATCCGCCGGGTCGGCCGCTCGGTTGCTCGACGTGCAGTCGAACTCACCGCGCCGGGCGACCTCATCATTGTTCTCGCAGGCACCGGAAACAACGGCGCCGACGCCCGCAGCGCACTTGAGCAACTCGAGGATCGCCGCATCGACATGCTGCAGGTCCGCAACCCTGAGGAGGACCTTCCAGAACTCGAAACGCTGCTGGGTATTCCGCCCGCGCTCGTGATTGATGGCCTGTTTGGGATAGGAATCAACCGCCCGCTCAACGCCGCGTGGATTCGTTTCATCGAACGCATTAACGCCTCGCAGTTGCCAGTGCTCGCGATCGATGTTCCGTCGGGGTTGGACGCTGATACGGGCGAACCGCACGGAGCCGCCGTAGAAGCTGTCGTGACCCTCACGGTCGGATCGCCAAAGGTTGGATTGGTGCGGCCCGCAGCCTATCGTTACACAGGTCGACTGGAAATAACTCCTGACGTCGGGCTCGTGTCCTGCCCAGCGACTTCAGATTTGCAGTGGATCCATGAATCCGATTTCCGCAATTTTCCCCCGCGAAGAAAACCTTCAATGCACAAAGGCAGCTTTGGGCATGTTGGGATCATAGCGGGAAGCACCGGCTTCCACGGCGCCGCGGTGCTCGCTGCCCGTGGCGCCCAGCGCGCGCGGCCCGGCCTGGTTACTCTGATTACGAGCGCGCCAGTTTATCCCATCGCGGCTGCACATTTGCAGGCCGTCATGGTAGGACCCTGGTCGGAAAATATCTCGTTCGAAAAGTTTGATGCGTTGCTGGCAGGTCCCGGCCTGGCCGGCGCTGACATCCCGGCGGGGTTGCAATCAACGGTGGAACTTCTATGGCGCAGCGCTGACGTTCCCATGGTTGTGGATGCAAGCGCGCTCGCCTGGCTGCCGAAGGGCAGGATCACATCAGCGGCGCCCCGAGTAATCACACCGCATCCGGGAGAAGCAGCGCGCCTGCTGGAGAGCACGGTTTCCGAGGTGCAGGTGGATCGCGCGAATGCCGTTCGAAAGCTGTCCGCAACGTTTGCGAATTGCCATGTGGCTTTGAAGGGATTCCAAACTGTCGTGGGGTCGTCCTCCGGAAATCTCTTCCTCAATCCGAGCGGCGGGCCAAATCTTGGGCAAGGCGGATCCGGCGACGTGCTGGCTGGATTTCTGGCGGGACTCCTGGCGCAACCTGCGCTTCAGGCGGACGTTTCCAAAACAATTCAATTTGCAGTCTGGCGACACGGCGCGACAGCCGACGCGTTGGACGAATCGCGCCCCAATTGGGTGGTCGAAGAGCTCGTCGCTGCGTTGACCGGAAATTTCCTTCCTATCACGAAATCCATCTGA